The Acropora palmata chromosome 3, jaAcrPala1.3, whole genome shotgun sequence nucleotide sequence ATTCATCCTGGTCCATTTTTTTCAAGCCTGCAAGCAAGCTCTTGGTTTTGGAGATTGTGaacaattataattttttttttgttggaaatTATGAGAAAACAAATGGTACAGAAGAATGATTTGCTTGCTGTTTATATCATGGAAGAGGGGACTGCCGTTGCAAATATTGTATTTGAGACTTTGTAAATGCCACATTTTCCcagtgaaaaatttaaaagttaagaatgaaagaaactgacAGTGTCCTTCATCACAGAGATAAGGTGCAGGCTTAAGATTCTGGAGGAACAGGTGAAGGTGTTTGTCCGGGTGTAGCTGAGGTTGGTCGCACTTTGGGTTTAGGTGATCTACTGAGAATAGCTGAAATCTCTGTCCTTTCATCGTAACTTTTCCATAGTTCATACAGCTGCAAAATCTCTTGTGTTATTTCCAGTATCTTGTCCATATCAACAGACAGTTCAGCAAACCATTGTTTACAATCTTTCTGTTGAATAACACAAGCCATGTAAATAGCTGCCAAGGCAATCTGATAAGGAGGGTAGATGAGAGAGACATCAGTGCGCAGACTGTCATTCAAGATGCGCCAGGCTATTGGCATGATAGCATCTTCCATACCAAGATCAGCAACATACTGTGTCAGGGGTCGGTAGGGGTGGTACACAATTAAACAGCAATCCATCATCTCCAGCAAAAAGAATTCACATTCCAGAACCTgcataaagaaaaatagaacaaTGAGTTAATGGATTTCTTTGGGATTAACTCATTTAGCATCCAAACACTGTGTGAGGGCAAATAGTTACCTATTCCACAATAGCCCCTTTAGAGCAGTTTGAAAGTAATCATgtcattgctttggttttggcttTAGTTGGCTTTCTTGGGTCTGAGAAAATGGCAAATAATTACtttaccattttttttaaaatttacaagCAAATCAAATTGACCAGTGAAACCAAGTATGGTattgattttgatttgtgtcaCACCATCTCATTCCTAAGTAAGTAAGTGAGTAACTTCCTCTGTGTATTCCATTGGACCGTCTATGGTTAGCTGAAAATGGTAAGTAGTTTGCACTTGTGATTGGCTCT carries:
- the LOC141876430 gene encoding cyclin-C-like, producing MAANFWLSSHCNQWLLDREEIELERQRDYQYFKEEDYKKFHIFFINFIQALGEHMKARQQVIATATLYYKRFYARNSLKSIDSLLMAPTCVYLAHKTEECGVISQSRFITACGAVVKNKFNFAFPGDQFPYRMTQVLECEFFLLEMMDCCLIVYHPYRPLTQYVADLGMEDAIMPIAWRILNDSLRTDVSLIYPPYQIALAAIYMACVIQQKDCKQWFAELSVDMDKILEITQEILQLYELWKSYDERTEISAILSRSPKPKVRPTSATPGQTPSPVPPES